From Erigeron canadensis isolate Cc75 chromosome 5, C_canadensis_v1, whole genome shotgun sequence:
GTCCCACCCACCGCCCCCCATGCCGCACGCTGTCTTCTTCTCCTCtcttcctctttttcttcttaacaaaaatttcattcattctctctctctctcactcacTCACCCAAACCCTAAATCTCAAAAACCCTCTTTTTCTTTCACCAAACATAGAGATATATTATTTGTATCCATTCAAAGTGTATAGAGATATTGATGGCGATATTTGGTTTGAGTTATATTGGGTTTTCCAAAAGGTTCACTCTAAGTTGTTGTTATTGGTGAAAagtaacaaaattaaaaacccACCAATAATAAATCGTCAAGAATTGAAGAAAAATAATTGTGTGATAGTTTTAACAAGACATAATTATGAATCCAGCTACGACAGCTCATGGCGGCCGTCCATTACCTCCACCTTTTCATGCTAGAGATCATCTTCAGCTCCACCACCAATTCCAGCAGCAGCATCCGGATGAGGATGAACAAAGCGGTGGAAGTAGCAGCCTTAACAACAACCATGGCCAAAAGCGTGAAAGAGATCatagcaacaacaacaataatagaGAATTGGCTTCCGTGGTGACTGGCGGTGGGGATAATAATCAAGGTGATCATAGCAGTGGTGGGGGTAGCGGTGGTTCTAGGCGGCCAAGAGGCCGCCCAGCTGGATCAAAAAACAAACCCAAGCCACCGATTATTATCACAAGAGATAGTCCAAACGCCTTGAGATCTCATGTGATGGAGGTGGCAAGTGGATGTGATATTCAAGAAAGTATAGCCACTTTTGCCACAAGAAGGCAAAGAGGGGTTTGCATTTTAAGTGGTAGTGGGACGGTTACTAATGTAACCCTGAAGCAGCCGTCTGCTCCGGGGGAAGTTGTGACCCTACATGGGCGATTTGAGATCTTATCGCTTTCAGGGTCGTTTCTTCCCCCTCCAGCACCGCCAGCTGCTTCTGGGCTAACTATTTATTTAGCCGGTGGTCAAGGGCAGGTGGTTGGAGGGGGAGTTGTCGGGCCCTTACTCGCGTCAGGGCCCGTGGTAATTATGGCAGCATCTTTTGGTAATGCTGCCTACGAGAGGCTTCCTCTCGAGGAAGAAGAGACTACTGCGAACGAGGGTTTAGGATCACCAACCGGGATCAATAATGGTCAACAACTAATGAGTGAGTCGAATCCCTCGTTATTCCATGGATTGCCTCCTAATATGCTAAATCATCAGTTACCCACAGACGCGTATAATTGGGGTGCTACTCGACCCCAGTTTTGATTAGAATTTGATCAAGGCAAGATCTAGGAATCTAAAACTCCATCTCCTACCTGATGCAATATTCTTCTTCATACTTACTTTCACTTAAACTTAATTATGCGCATTCCGATCCATCTCTTTTGTTTCTCACATAAATTAGTAGTATGTTTGTGATGTTTATCATTAGTTGAAATGGTTAGACCTCCTCCATAGCTAGCATGTTTGATCAAGATTTAAGGTTGTACAAAACTTGTGAAATTGATATCTCCTTTTTTGTGAGCTAGCTTCACTTTGTTCGTGTACGTGCAGTGTCCTATTTAAATTCTCTTAATTCCTTTTTCTGCATTATTTGTTGGTAATTTATGTGAAGACTGATATGTCAAaatctatcaatatatatgCTAGCTGTTCATTCATAATCACATTTCTGGTCATTAATTCAGCAAGAATATAAGTACAACTTAAATTCAAAACCTTTCAAGTTATACACAAAGAAAATGTTGAGCTTGCAGAAACCAGGCTTTGACATTTTTCTAGTAATTAATTGACATAGCCTTTTGAGTTGTAAAAATAGCTAGCTTTTGAATGAAAGTAATGAAGACAGCCTAGTTATAGACGATTTGTTATCTGTATACTcgaatgtttttttctttttttcctttaagCTAGGTTGTATGAATCATGAAATCCTcattaaaatttcaattaacTTTAAGGTTCTTCTTCATATATAGAACCCcacaagttataatatattatagtatatagatatatttcaTGACCATGTTTTAATTAGTACTATCCAATGATTTATTCAACAAATTGATGGAGTATATGCTAGATAGCTTttacataataaaattaaaagattaataaagagcatatatatatgaattgcaGTGCATCTTTTGATAGATAACTAAGCGAGGTTGAGTGAATAGCAGGAAAGAATCTTGAATTGATGTGTAGAAAATGGCAAAGTTATAATATCTTTACCATGTGGGTGTGTTAGTTGAAGAATTATAAACacacaactatatatgtatgttcaAAAAATAACACTGCTTTATTAGGGTGTTTGGTTTGACCGTCTTTATTAGGGTTTGAAGAGAGATGAATGATGTATGGGGGACGATTGGATTTACACGTGCAGATGCAATAATAGGGGGTCTTAAAACTTTGGTTCTTTTCCAATGCAAACACCAAGCAAATGTATGTATGCATCTATGTAATGTAACCCCACCCCCATTTTCAGGCTTCATTGTTACATCTCtctgtttgtatatatgtatgtatatctctCTGACTTATTGTCTGtcgatgtatgtgtgtgtatgtttttatgtttgtttatacgTATGTCATCTCTCTTCCACTAACAATCTCTGTGAGTTTGTTGCAGAAGACAGTAATTGGTTTGTCCTGTTTGAGGAATAGAGAT
This genomic window contains:
- the LOC122600480 gene encoding AT-hook motif nuclear-localized protein 22-like, which encodes MNPATTAHGGRPLPPPFHARDHLQLHHQFQQQHPDEDEQSGGSSSLNNNHGQKRERDHSNNNNNRELASVVTGGGDNNQGDHSSGGGSGGSRRPRGRPAGSKNKPKPPIIITRDSPNALRSHVMEVASGCDIQESIATFATRRQRGVCILSGSGTVTNVTLKQPSAPGEVVTLHGRFEILSLSGSFLPPPAPPAASGLTIYLAGGQGQVVGGGVVGPLLASGPVVIMAASFGNAAYERLPLEEEETTANEGLGSPTGINNGQQLMSESNPSLFHGLPPNMLNHQLPTDAYNWGATRPQF